From the Solanum pennellii chromosome 4, SPENNV200 genome, one window contains:
- the LOC107018081 gene encoding folylpolyglutamate synthase isoform X4 has protein sequence MLEKDTVLMVELLMTFLIPFNVLRRMDICQENFLQYFWECWNQLKANISEDLPMPPLFQFLTVLAFKIFVSEKVDVAIIEVGLGGKLDSTNVIKEPVVCGITSLGMDHMETLGDTLGQIASHKAGILKPQIPAFSVPQLSEAMEVLQERANALKIPLEVVAPLTLEKLNGTRLSLSGDHQLSNAALAVSLCKSWLRSTGNWERLFEDAYEENSLPEQFLRGLSAARLSGRAQIVVDPLINASGGNKRLSGGLTFYLDGAHSPESMYACARWFSAAAVERKDLSLSSVTSVVETMDRAWTNGNIKHCHNQESEEILKRVLLFNCMDARDPQILLPKLVDTCASSGIYLSKAIFVPSISAYTKVTSATSAIPSYTPGKDLSWQFNVQRIWERIIHGKDVLDQNLKLNASAGLPPREFLYEETSHCSAEDRYFASSAVFPSLPLTINWLRDCVRENPSLRLQVLVTGSLHLVGDVLKLLRRQRFILKFEVDGIDEVAQSGSIISQLIELCYSVEILPSLFQI, from the exons ATGTTAGAGAAAGATACCGTCTTGATGG TTGAATTATTGATGACATTTCTCATTCCGTTCAACGTGTTGCGTAGGATGGACATATGCCAGGAAAATTTTCTTCAGTACTTTTGGGAATGTTGGAATCAGCTCAAG GCCAACATCTCTGAAGACTTGCCTATGCCTCCTCTCTTCCAGTTCCTTACTGTATTGGCTTTCAAAATTTTTGTGAGCGAGAAG GTTGATGTTGCCATCATTGAAGTTGGTCTTGGAGGAAAACTGGATTCTACGAATGTG ATCAAGGAACCTGTTGTCTGTGGTATTACTTCTCTGGGCATGGATCACATGGAGACTTTAG GAGATACGCTAGGCCAGATTGCTTCTCACAAGGCCGGAATTCTCAAG CCTCAAATTCCTGCATTCAGCGTACCACAACTTTCTGAAGCAATGGAAGTTCTTCAAGAAAGGGCCAATGCATTGAAG ATTCCGCTGGAAGTTGTTGCACCGCTAACCTTGGAAAAGTTAAATGGAACAAGGCTAAGCTTGTCTGGTGATCACCAGCTCAGTAATGCTGCCCTTGCTGTATCCCTTTGTAAAAGTTGGCTTAGAAGTACAGGGAACTGGGAAAGGCTGTTTGAAGAT GCATATGAGGAAAACAGTCTACCAGAGCAATTCCTGAGGGGTCTCTCAGCTGCACGTCTTTCTGGCAGGGCTCAGATTGTTGTTGACCCTCTGATCAATGCATCTGGAGGAAATAAAAGGTTATCAGGAGGTCTGACCTTCTACCTCGATGGAGCTCACAGTCCTGAGAGCATGTATGCGTGCGCAAGATGGTTTTCTGCTGCTGCGGTTGAACGAAAAGACCTGTCACTTTCATCAGTAACCTCAGTAGTTGAAACGATGGACAGAGCTTGGACAAACGGTAACATCAAACATTGTCATAACCAGGAGTCAGAGGAAATATTGAAGCGG GTTTTGTTATTCAACTGCATGGATGCAAGAGATCCTCAAATTCTTCTTCCTAAGCTTGTCGATACCTGTGCATCATCAG GTATTTACTTATCAAAAGCTATTTTTGTGCCAAGCATTTCAGCATATACCAAGGTTACTTCTGCTACCTCTGCTATACCCTCATACACTCCTGGAAAGGATTTGTCATGGCAGTTTAACGTTCAGAGAATATGGGAGAGAATCATTCATGGCAAAG ATGTTCTTGATCAGAATCTCAAGTTAAATGCCTCTGCAGGCTTGCCACCCCGCGAATTCCTTTATGAAGAAACTTCTCATTGTAGTGCAGAAGATAGATATTTTGCTTCTAGTGCGGTTTTTCCTTCATTACCATTGACAATAAATTGGTTAAGGGATTGTGTTAGAGAAAACCCTTCCCTTCGACTTCAG GTTCTTGTCACCGGTTCTTTGCATCTCGTTGGTGATGTATTGAAGCTACTAAGGAG ACAACGTTTCATCTTGAAATTTGAAGTGGATGGCATTGATGAAGTTGCTCAATCTGGTTCAATAATTTCACAGCTTATAGAACTTTGTTATTCCGTTGAAATCCTTCCAAGTTTATTTCAGATTTGA
- the LOC107015926 gene encoding pentatricopeptide repeat-containing protein At2g39620 — protein MISLLCHQRLLSSCKDLTFLLQIHARIITSGFSFNISTTTHLINLYSSFEKCNFSRTLFDYTPNPPVILWNSMIRAYIRTNRHQEALKMYSLMLEEKGIHPDKYTFTFVLKACTLMSDFEKGIKIHEEIVNRNLENDVFIGTGIIDMYNKMGDLESARKVFDKMPDKDVVVWNAMLSGVAQSEEPVKAVDLFKKMQFICQINPSSVTLLNLLPAVCKLMDMRVCRCIHGYVYRRVFPVSVYNALIDTYSKCNYSNVARRVFNTLRGKDDVSWGTMMAGYAYNGNFYEVLELFDCMKRIGLKMSKVAAVSALLGAGEMSDLERGIKIHEWSIQEMIDSDVMIATSLMTMYAKCGVLDKARDLFWGIGERDLVAWSAAIAAFSQSGYPQEAISLFRDMQNEYSQPNNVTLVSLIPACAELREVRLGKSVHCHAIKASMDSDISTGTALVSMYAKCNLFTSALHIFNKMPLTEVVTWNALINGYAQIGDCYNALEMFCQLRLSGLYPDPGTMVGVLPACASLGDVRLGTCLHCQIIRYGFESDCHVKNALIDLYAKCGNLSLAEFMFNKTEFSKDEVSWNTMIAGYMHNGLAKEALSAFHSMKFESFQPNVVTLVSILPAVSHLTYLREGMTIHAYIIKSGFQAHKLVGNSLIDMYAKCGQLDLSERIFEEMKNIDSVSWNALLTAYSMHGEGDRALSVFSLMEERDIVVDSISFLSVLSACRHSGLVEEGRKIFHCMRDKYHIEPDVEHYACLVDMLGRAGLFNEIMDLLNTMPMEPDGGVWGALLDASRMHSNIEIAEVALKHLVKIERGNPAHYVVLSSLYSQSGRWNDAVHTRVKMNEIGLRKNPGCSWVEVK, from the coding sequence ATGATCTCACTTCTCTGCCATCAGCGGCTTCTCTCTTCCTGCAAAGATCTCACCTTTCTTCTCCAAATTCATGCTCGTATAATCACCTCAGGCTTTAGTTTCAACATTTCCACCACAACCCATCTCATAAATTTATACTCTTCCTTcgaaaaatgcaatttttctCGCACCCTTTTCGATTATACACCAAACCCACCTGTAATCTTGTGGAATTCAATGATCAGAGCATATATCAGAACAAATCGGCATCAAGAAGCTCTGAAAATGTACAGTTTAATGTTGGAAGAAAAGGGTATTCACCCGGATAAGTATACATTCACTTTTGTGCTGAAAGCTTGTACTTTAATGTCTGATTTTGAAAAGGGTATCAAGATTCATGAAGAGATAGTGAATAGGAATCTTGAAAATGATGTCTTTATTGGGACTGGGATTATTGATATGTATAATAAAATGGGTGATTTGGAGAGTGCAAGGAAGGTGTTTGATAAAATGCCTGATAAGGATGTTGTAGTTTGGAATGCAATGCTTTCTGGGGTTGCACAGAGTGAAGAGCCGGTTAAGGCTGTTGATCTTTTCAAGAAGATGCAATTTATTTGTCAGATTAATCCTAGTTCAGTGACGTTATTGAATTTGCTTCCTGCAGTTTGTAAATTAATGGATATGAGGGTGTGTAGGTGTATACATGGTTATGTGTATAGGAGAGTGTTTCCAGTTTCGGTTTATAATGCGTTGATCGATACGTACTCCAAATGTAATTATTCTAATGTTGCTCGTCGAGTTTTTAACACGTTGAGGGGGAAAGATGATGTTTCATGGGGCACAATGATGGCAGGTTATGCATATAATGGGAACTTTTATGAAGTTTTGGAATTGTTTGATTGCATGAAGAGGATAGGCTTGAAGATGAGCAAAGTAGCAGCTGTAAGTGCATTGCTTGGTGCTGGTGAAATGAGCGATTTAGAGAGAGGGATAAAAATTCATGAATGGTCAATTCAAGAAATGATTGATTCTGATGTTATGATTGCTACTTCTTTGATGACAATGTATGCAAAGTGCGGAGTGCTAGACAAGGCTAGAGATCTGTTTTGGGGAATTGGTGAAAGAGATTTGGTTGCTTGGTCCGCAGCAATAGCTGCTTTCTCACAATCAGGATATCCTCAAGAGGCGATATCTCTGTTTCGAGATATGCAGAATGAGTATTCACAGCCAAACAATGTTACTCTGGTGAGCTTAATCCCAGCCTGTGCTGAGCTAAGGGAAGTGAGATTAGGAAAGAGTGTCCACTGTCATGCCATCAAAGCCAGTATGGATTCTGATATTTCAACGGGAACTGCCTTGGTTTCCATGTATGCTAAGTGCAACCTGTTTACTTCTGCACTTCATATTTTCAATAAGATGCCACTAACTGAGGTAGTGACATGGAATGCTCTAATTAACGGGTATGCCCAAATTGGTGACTGCTATAATGCATTAGAAATGTTTTGCCAATTAAGGTTATCTGGATTATACCCAGACCCTGGGACAATGGTTGGTGTACTTCCAGCTTGCGCCTCCCTTGGTGATGTACGCTTGGGGACATGCCTTCATTGTCAAATTATCAGATACGGGTTTGAGTCAGACTGTCATGTGAAAAATGCTCTAATTGACTTGTATGCCAAATGTGGAAATTTATCTTTGGCTGAGTTCATGTTCAACAAAACTGAGTTCTCTAAGGATGAGGTGTCCTGGAACACTATGATTGCAGGATACATGCATAATGGACTTGCAAAAGAAGCCCTTTCCGCATTCCATTCCATGAAATTTGAATCATTTCAGCCCAATGTGGTCACGCTTGTGAGCATCCTGCCTGCGGTGTCACATTTAACATACTTGAGAGAGGGCATGACTATACATGCCTACATAATCAAGAGTGGCTTTCAGGCCCATAAGCTTGTAGGGAATAGTCTTATCGATATGTATGCCAAATGTGGTCAACTTGACCTATCCGAGCGTATATTTGAGGAGATGAAGAACATTGACAGTGTTTCTTGGAATGCTTTACTTACAGCATATTCTATGCATGGGGAAGGTGATCGTGCTCTTTCTGTTTTCTCTCTAATGGAAGAGAGAGACATCGTAGTTGATTCTATATCATTCCTTAGTGTCTTGTCTGCCTGCAGACATTCAGGCTTGGTTGAAGAAGGAAGGAAAATATTCCACTGCATGCGTGACAAATATCACATCGAACCAGATGTGGAACACTATGCCTGTCTGGTAGACATGTTAGGACGTGCTGGCTTGTTTAATGAAATTATGGATCTACTCAACACTATGCCTATGGAACCAGATGGTGGAGTTTGGGGGGCCTTGTTGGATGCATCTAGAATGCATTCTAATATTGAGATAGCAGAAGTTGCTTTGAAGCATCTTGTCAAAATTGAGCGAGGAAATCCAGCTCATTATGTGGTATTATCAAGTTTATATTCTCAATCTGGTAGGTGGAACGATGCAGTTCATACTAGagtaaaaatgaatgaaattggGTTGAGAAAGAATCCAGGCTGTAGTTGGGTTGAGGTGAAGTAG